The following nucleotide sequence is from Solidesulfovibrio carbinolicus.
GCCGGCGCGCCCCAGGCCCAAGCCGCCATGCAGCAGCAGAATATCGACGCCTGGCGTCGGGCCGGCCGGCCGCTCATGGTGGTTTTCTGCGCCACCTGCCGCTGCGGGCTGCGGGCCTACGCCCGAAAGGATCTCGGGCTGGCCATGGACGAACTCGGGCCGTGGCGGGAAAACCTCGTCTCCCTGGCCGAACTGCTGGGGGACACCACGTTCGCCATCGGCCAGGCCGCGCCCCCGGTCGTGCGCTACCACCGCCCCTGCCACGGAGCCGGCGGCAACCAGGACCTTTCGCTTTTGCGCCGCATCATGGGCCAGCGCCTGGTTTTCCGGGAAAACGAAACCCCCTGCTGCGGTTTCGGGGGGCTGACCAAGCTCACCCATCCCGACCTGTCCGAGGCCGTGGCGCGTGACGCCCTGGCCGTCTACGCCCCCAAGCCCGGGGAACAGATCGTCACCGGCTGCTCGGGCTGCGTCACCCAGCTGCGCGCCGCCGCCCCGGACGGGGTGGGAGTCGGCCACTGGCTGGAAACCATCGGCTAATGTCGTGTCCTGCGGGAAAGCAGATGTCGCCTTGCCGACAATACACTAAACCATTTGTTTTTCTTAAAAAATACTCCCGTATTTTTTAACGGGCGCGGCGCGCAAGCCGTCTCGACCATTTTTCGGGGCCTTTTCCCACCGCCCCGCATCCATAAGGAGTCCCTTCATGCTGAGAGCCATTGCCCACAAGGTCTTCGGGTCGCGCAACGAGCGCTATCTGAAGAGCCTGCGCCCGCTGATCGAGGCCATCAACGCCTTCGAGCCGCAAATCCAGGCCCTGTCCGACGACGCCATGCGCGCCCGGGTGGCCGAGCTGCGCCAGGAGGTGGCCGACGGCCGCCCCCTCGACGACGTGCTACCCGAAACCTTCGCCATCGTGCGCGAAGCCTCGGTGCGCTCCCTTGGCATGCGCCACTACGACGTCCAGCTCGTTGGCGGCATCACCCTGCACCAGGGCAAGATCGCCGAGATGAAGACCGGCGAAGGCAAAACCCTGGTCGCCACCCTGCCCGTGGTCCTAAACGCCCTGTCCGGCAAGGGCGTGCACCTCATCACGGTCAACGACTACCTGGCCCGCCGCGACGCCGCCTGGATGGGCAAGCTCTACGGGTTCCTGGGGCTTAGCGTCGGGGTCATTATCCACGGACTCGACGACCAGCAGCGCCAGGCCGCCTACGGCGCGGACATTACCTACGGCACCAACAACGAATTCGGCTTCGACTATCTGCGCGACAACATGAAGTTCTACCAGGAACAGCTCGTGCAGCGGCCGCTCAATTTCGCCATCGTCGACGAAGTGGACTCCATCCTCATCGACGAAGCCCGCACCCCGCTGATCATTTCCGGCCAGGCCGAGGATTCCTCGACCCTCTACGCCCGGGTCAACGCGCTCATCCCCATGCTGCGCCGCGAAACCCACTTCACCGTGGACGAAAAGGCCCGCACCGTGCTTTTGACCGACGAGGGAGTGGCCCGCATGGAAGACGTGCTCAAGATCGACAACCTGTTCGATCCGGCCAACATCACCCTGCAGCACCACGTGCTCCAGGCCCTGAAAGCCCACCACATCTTCCAGCGCGACGTGGACTATGTGGTGAAAGACGGCCAGGTCATCATCGTCGACGAGTTCACCGGCCGCCTCATGCCCGGCCGGCGCTACTCCGACGGCCTGCACCAGGCCCTGGAAGCCAAGGAACTCGTGCAGGTGGAGGCCGAAAACCAGACGCTGGCCACCATCACCTTCCAGAACTACTTCCGCATGTACAAAAAGCTCTCGGGCATGACCGGCACCGCCGACACCGAGGCCGTGGAATTCCGCGAAATCTACGGGCTGGAAGTCATCTCCATCCCCACCAACAAGCCCATGGTCCGCAAGGACTTCCCGGATCTGGTCTACAAGACCCAGCGGGAGAAGTTCGAGGCCATCGCCGCCGACGTCAAGGACCTCCATAAGCGCGGCCAGCCGGTGCTCGTCGGCACGGTCTCCATCGAGAAATCCGAGCTGCTCTCGGACATGCTCAAAAAGACCGGCGTGCCCCACGACGTCCTCAACGCCAAAAACCACGAGAAGGAAGCCGAGATCGTGGCCCTGGCCGGCCATGCCGGCAAGGTCACCATCGCCACCAACATGGCCGGCCGCGGCACGGACATCGTGCTGGGTCCCGGCGTCACCGACCTTGGCGGCCTGCACATCCTGGGCACCGAACGCCACGAATCCCGGCGCATCGACAACCAGCTGCGCGGCCGTTCCGGCCGCCAGGGCGATCCCGGCTCCTCGCGCTTCTACCTGGCCCTGGACGACGACCTCATGCGCCTTTTCGGCTCCGACCGCTTAAAAGGCCTCATGGACAAGCTCGGCATGGAAGACGGCGAGCCCATCGAGAACCGCATGGTCTCCCGGGCCATCGAAAACGCCCAGAAGCGCGTGGAAGCTCACAACTTCGAGATCCGCAAACAGCTGCTGGACTACGACAACGTCATGAACCAACAGCGCGAGGTCATCTACTCCCGCCGCCGGGAACTCATGGCTTCCACCGAGCCGGAGACCTTCGTCCAGGAGCATCTCGAAGAGATCGTGGACGAGATCTTCGCACCCTTTGCCGCGCTCAAGGGCGAACCCGACCCCGAGCTGCTGGAAGTCGCCGCCGCCCAGATCGAGGACATCCTCGACTACAAGATCGAGCTGGCCGACGGCGGCGAGGCCGAAAAGCAGGCCGTGCTGGAAGCCGTCGCCGGCCGCCAGCGCGAACTGGCCGAGACCGCCGGGGCGCACTACAAGGAAGTGGCCCGCTACTTCCTCCTCGACAGCCTGGACCGCCACTGGAAGGAGCATCTGCTCTCCATGGACCACCTGCGCGACGGCATCGGGCTGCGCGGCTACGGCCAGAAAGACCCCAAGCAGGAGTACAAGCGCGAAGGCTTCGAACTCTTTCAGCAGCTCATCTACAACATGCGCGACGCCGCCATCCGGGCGCTGTCGCGGGTGCGCATCCGCGCCGAAGTCCAGGAACAGGAATTCCAGCACAAGGACGAAACCGCCAACGTCCAGTATTCCGGCCCGGCCGAGTCGGCCGAAGACGCCAAAAAAGAACCCAAGCGCCGCGAAGCCCCCAAGGTCGGGCGCAACGATCCCTGCCCCTGCGGCTCCGGGAAAAAATACAAGAAGTGCCACGGCGCGAAATAACGCGCCGCATCAAGGGGGGGACGGACCGGCGCAACGGTCCGCCCCCCTTGCCCGTTGGGCCGGTTTTTTCTACACCAAGGGAAACCGCGCCCCAGGCGTCATTCCCAGACACCACCGGCAGGGCCGTCCCCACCTGCCGACGAATCGGCGTGCCCGCGCACGCCCCTGACGGTAAACCATGTTCGCGATTATCGGCATAGTGCTGGTCTTTGCCTGCGTTTTCGGCGGCTACACGCTTCACGGCGGCCACTTGGGCGTGCTGTGGCAGCCGACCGAACTCCTCATCATCGGCGGCGCGGCTGTAGGAGCCTTCCTCATCTCCTCGCCCAAGTCCGTCGCCGTCGGCACCATCAAGCACGTCTTCCATGTCTTTACCGGCAAGGAAGCCTCGGCCGGCGATTACCAGGACCTGCTCACCCTGCTGTTCGAACTCATCAATATCGCCCGCCGCGACGGCATCGTCGCCCTGGAGCCCCACGTCTCCAAGCCCGAACAGTCGGCCACGCTGAACAAATACCCGGCCATCGCCAAAAACAAGCAAGTGGCCCACTTCATCTGCGACAACATCAAATGCCTGCTCTCCGAAGGCATCGACGCCCACCGCTACGACGACCTCATGCGCACCGACATCGCCACCATGCACCACCACGCCATGATCGCCCCCGGGGCCGTCACCAAGATCGCCGACGCCCTGCCCGGCCTTGGCATCGTGGCCGCCGTGCTCGGCATCGTGCTCACCATGGGCAAGATCAACGAGCCGCCCGAGGTGCTCGGCCACAGCATCGGCGCCGCCTTGGTCGGCACGTTTCTGGGCATTCTCATGAGCTACGGCTTCGTCGGCCCCATGGCCACCAACCTGGAATATCAGGCCAAGGCCCAGCAGCACATGCTGCACGTGGTCAAGGAAGTGCTGGCCGCCTTCAACTCCGGCTTCTCGCCGCTTTTGTCGGTGGAAATGGGCCGCCGGGCCATCCCCGAGGACGTGCGGCCGAGCATGGACGACATGGAAGGGGCGCTTCGTGGCAAAAAATGACGGCAAGACCGTCATCATCTACCGCGAATCCGACGGCGACCACGGCGGTCACCACGGCGGCTCCTGGAAGGTGGCCTACGCCGACTTCGTGACGGCCATGATGGCCTTTTTCCTGCTCCTGTGGCTGGTCGTCTCCCTCAAGCCCCAGACCAAGCAGGAACTCTCCCTGGTCTTCCAGGATAAAAACGTGCCGTCCAAGGAAAAGACCCAAAACCTCGAAAAAGTGCCCACTTTCATCAGCCCCGACGCCATCAAGGGCAGCCCGGAATTCAAGCTCTCCCAGGAAAACAAGCTCAAGTACGAAATCGCCATCCTCATCAAGGAACTCATCACCTCCGACCAGAACGTCAAAAACAACTCGGGCGTGAGCAACGATTCCTCGGGCGTTTTGATGCAGGTCAACAACTCCGTCATGTTCAAGCCCGGCTCGGCCGAGATCACCCCGGCCGCCGCCAAGATCATGGACGGCGTGGCCAAGATCCTGCGCGATTTCAAGATCAACCTCACCGTGCGCGGCCATGCCGACGACGACGAAGGTTCCGGCCCCTACCCCTCCAAATGGGAACTCTCGGCCGCCCGGGCCGCCGCCGCCGTGCGTTACCTGTCCGAAAAAGCCGGCATCCCCTCCACCCGCCTGCGCGCCGTGGGGCTGGCCGACAGCCAGCCGCTGGTGCCGCCCACCTCGGCCGAAAACAAGTCCCGCAACCGCCGCATCGAGTTCTTCTACACCAGCCCCGACATGCGCCCGTCCGAACGCTCCCAGGACGGACCCTAGTATCGCGCCCGCGAAAAGCGCATATGGCGCTTTGTAGTCAACAAGCTAAAACCATTTATTTTTCTCAAAAATACTATCGTATTTTCCAAGGGACCCGACACTAGCCCCCGCCCACCGCAGCCATTCCTTCCGCCGCCGCAGCCCATACAGGGGGTCCGGGGGGGCGGTCGGCCCCCGGCGGGTGCGGGCAGAGCCCGCTCTTCTGCCTTGTATCCCTCTCATCCATCTCTCCTCCCTTACGGCGCGGCTGCCGACAAAATCGAGGCCACGGTGTCGGGGTGGCGGACGATGGCGGTGTGCGGACAAATATCCGTGGCCCGGGCGGCGAGGTCGGCGCGGTCGGTGACGAGGATGGCCCGCAGGTTGGGGGTATGGGCGGCCAGGGCGGCCAGCAGGGCGACGCCGGGCGAGCCGGCGGCGCAGACGAGGTGCGGGCCGTTGGCCAAGTCGAGGCCCAGGGCCTGGTCGATGTTGCGCAGCCCTTCGGCCGGCGAGAAGTCGTTCCAGAGGTCGCGGTTGGCCGAGGTGGGGGTGATGGTGACGTCGTAGCCGTCGTCATCGACACGGAAGTGTTGACGCTGAGGGTCGATGGCGTCCACGGCGTCGTGGATGTGCTCTAGCAGGGTGAGCGAGTCGTCTTCGTCGACGGAGCGGGCGGCGTCCTGGCGGGCGATGCTGATTTCACCCTGGCACAGTTGCAGGCCCGAGCCGATCCAGAGAAAGGGCAGGCGGTCAGGGGAAGCCATGAGCGTTTGGATGCGCTCGGCCATGGCCTGGGTGAGTTCGGTTTTTTCCCGGGACAAGGCGGCTTGGCCCTGGTCGCCGACTACTGTTTGCCACTGTCGGCCAAGCGACCCGGCGTAGGCGAAAGTTTGGGGCGGCAGGGCGGCCCGGGCGAGCAGGCTTGGCAGGGGCGCGTCGGTCCACAGCACGGGATGACTGCTTCGGGCCATGGCGAAGCGGCCGGCGGCCACGGCGTTCCAGGCCGGCTGGAAGCTGGTGGCCAGCCGATGGCCGGCCGGGCGGAACAGGGCGTCGGCGTCGCAGATGAGCGTGTTGAAGGTTTCGCCGGCAATGGCCTTGAGTCCCCGCCGCACGGCGTCGCCAAGGCCCGGACGGCGTTTGCCCAGGCGTTTTCGCAGGGCTTCGCGGCCGTCTTCGAGGTAAAGCGCGTCGTTGTCGAGTTGTTCGATTTCCAGGCCGAGGTCCAGGCGCAGGCTGGCGTCCTCGCTGTGTCCCAGGGCGGCGACGTGGTCGCGACCGGCGCAGCGGCGCAGATCGGCGGCCAAGCGGGCGATTGCGGCCATGGCCTCGGGCGGCACGGGCCGGCCGGCCAGGATGGCGGCGGCGGCGGCGCGGCGGGCGCTGGCGGCGCGGTCAAGGAGCTGTTTGAGATCTTCGAGGCTGGCCGGAGGGCCGCCGGGCGTCGGGGGTGTCGGCATGGCCGCATCACAGCCGAAAACCGGCTTCTTGGCAAAGGAAATATCGGGCCGGCCCGGGTCTGGCCGGTTGCCTCGTGGCGGGCCTTGAGCTAGACAGGACGATGCCGCTTCGGGCGGCGGCGAGCCAAGGAGGAAGGGGACATGCGGCTTTTGACGCGTTCGGATTTCGATGGACTCATTTGCGCCGTGTTGCTCAAGGAAGCCGGCGTCATGGACGAGTGGGTGTTCGTGCATCCCAAGGACGTCCAGGACGGCAAGGTGGAATGCGGGCCAAACGACATTCTGGCCAACGTGCCCTACGCCCCGGGCTGCGGGCTGTGGTTCGACCACCACACCAGCGAGGCCGACCGGCTGGGCGACATCGAATTCACCGGCGTGTCCAAGCCCCTGCCGAGCTGCGCCCGGGTCATCTGGGAGTACTACGGCGGCCATGACCGTTTTCCCGCCCGTTTCGACGAGATGCTGGCCTACGTCGACCGCTGCGACAGCGGCGACCTGCGGCCCGAGGAAGTGGCCAAGCCCTCCGGCTGGATTCTGTTGAGCTTCCTCATGGACCCGCGCACCGGCCTTGGCCGTTACCGCGACTACCGCATCAGCAATTACCAGCTCATGATGCATCTGGTGGAGTTGTGCCGCACCCAGTCCGTGGAGGCCATTCTGGCCGATCCCGACGTGGCCGAGCGCGTTACGCGCTACTTCGAGCAGGAGGAGCAGTTCGCCGGGATGCTGCGGGAGCGTTCCAGGCTGATCGGCAAGACCTTGCTCATTGACCTGCGCGAGCAGGAAGAGATTTATACCGGCAACCGGTTCACGGCCTACGCCCTGTTCCCCGAGGCCGAAGTCAGCGTCCAGGTCATCTGGGGCAAGGCCAAGCAGAACGTGGTGCTGACCGTGGGCAAGTCGATTTTCGACCGCACCAACCCCGTGGACATCGGCCGGTTGATGCTGTCCTACGGCGGCGGCGGCCATCGCAACGTCGGCACCTGCCAGGTGCCCGAAGGACAGGCCGAGCGGATCATCAGCGACGTCATCGCGGTGCTAAACGGCGACGTCGCCATGGAAGCTTAAGGCGCGACGCCCTTAGCCACCACAACGGCGGGTCGGGCGATCCGGCCCGCCGTTTTCGCCTCGCCGCCCATTTTTCCAAGGATTGCCCGTGACCGACGCCAAAGCGCCCCACGCCCCCCCCGTTCCTGAAGATCTCCTTTCCTCCTACCATTTCGAGCTGCCCGACGCCCTGATCGCCGAGCGGCCGTGCGAAGTGCGCGACGCCTGCCGGCTGATGGTCCTGGACCGGGCCGCCGGGAGCCTGGACCACCGCGTGTTCGCCGATCTGCCGGACCTGCTCCCCGAGGGCGCGCTGCTCGTCGTCAACAACACCAAGGTCGCCCCGGTGCGGCTCCTCGGCAAACGCCCCACCGGCGGCGCGGCCGAATTTTTGCTCCTCACCCCCGTGGCGCTGCTGACGCCGCAAACCGATCCGGCCACCGGCTGGACCAGCGCCCCGGCTTCGGGGCTGCTGCGCGTCTCCCGGCCGCCCCGGCCCGGCGACCGCATCGACTTCGCGCCCGACCTGGCCGTCACCGCCGTCTCGCGCGGGGCCTTTGGCCATACCGAGGTGACGCTGTCCTGGCGCGGCGCGCTGCCGGCGATCCTCACGCGCATCGGCCACGTGCCCCTGCCCCCTTACATCCGCCGGGCCGACGACGCGGCCGACCGCGAAACCTACCAGACCGTCTACGCCCGCGACGACAAGCTCGGCAGCGCCGCCGCGCCCACCGCCGGCTTGCACTTCACCGAGGCGCTCCTGGCGCGCCTGGCCGGGCGCGGCTTTGGGCTCACCGCCGTCACCTGCCACGTCGGCCTGGGCACGTTCTCGCCCGTTCGCGTGGAGGACCTGCGCGACCACGCCATGCACAAGGAATGGATCGAGGTGTCGCCCGAGGCGGCCCAGGCCGTGTCCCAGGCCAAGGCCCAAGGCCGGCCGGTCATCGCCGTGGGCACCACCGCCGCCCGGACCCTGGAGGGCACGGCGCGCGAGGCCGGGGCGTTTGGCCCCTTCGCCGGCTTCACCGACATCTTCATCCGCCCGGGCCACCGCTTCGCCGTGGTGGACGGCATGGTCACGAATTTCCATTTGCCTGGATCATCGCTGGTGATTATGCTGGCCGCCCTGGCCGGAAGAGAGTCCATCCTGGCTGCCTACGGGCAGGCCGTCGCTTCCGGCTACCGCTTTTTTTCCTACGGCGACGCCATGTTGGTCCTGTAGCCGCCTGGCGTCTCCCCACCGCCTGGAACATTCGGGCCGGGGCGCGCTCCTGTGTTGGCGCGCGCCGATCCCTTGCCCGCCAAGGAGAAACAGATGTCGCGGATTGTCATCGACGAGCAGCGCTGCAAGGGCTGTCTGCTTTGCGTCGAGGCCTGCCCCAAGTCCATCATCGTGGCCTCCTCGCGCTTCAACGCCAAGGGCTACAAGGTCGCGGAACTGCCCGAGGCCTCGATGGACACATGCACGGGCTGCGCCTCCTGTGCCCAGATGTGCCCGGACGTGGCCATAACCGTCTGGCGCACGGCCAAAAGCAAAGCCAAGGAGAACGACTGATGTCGGCCAAACGCATCTTCATCAAGGGCAATGAAGCCATCGCCCATGGCGCGCTGGACGCCGGCTGCCGCTGCTACTTCGGCTACCCCATCACCCCCCAAAACGACATCCCGGAAATGCTGTCCTCGGCCATGCCGGCCGCCGGCGGCGAATTTGTCCAGGCCGAGTCGGAAGTGGCCTCGGCCAACATGCTGCTCGGCGCGGCCGCCTGCGGCGTGCGGGCCATGACCACCTCGTCGAGCCCCGGCGTCTCGCTCATGCAGGAAGCCATCTCCTACATGGCCGGCTCGGATCTGCCCGGCGTGGTCGTCAACATGAACCGGGGCGGTCCGGGCCTGGGCGACATCGGCCCGTCCCAGGGCGACTACTTCCAGTCGGTCAAGGGCGGCGGCCATGGCGACTACCGCACCCTGGTCCTGGCCCCCGGCTCCTGCCAGGAGTGCTACGACCTGACCTTCGAGGCCTTCGATCTGGCCTTCAAGTACCGCAATCCCGTGCTCATTTTGGGCGACGCCATCGTCGGCCAGATGAAGGAGCCGGTGGCAAGGCGCGAGGCCCTGCCCATCGATCCGGCCGAGGGCGGGGATTGGAAGCTCACCGGCCGCGGGCAGCGCGCCCCGCGCATCCTCAAGTCGCTCTTCCTCGAAGACGGGGCCCTGGCCGGCCAGAACATCCGCCTGCGCGACAAGTACGCCGCCATGGCCGCCGAAGTGCGCTACGAAGCCTTCGAGACCGCCGACGCCGAACTGGTCGTGGTGGCCTACGGCTCCATCGGCCGCATCGTCAAATCCACGGTGCGCGCCCTGCGCGCCGAGGGACTCAAGGTGGGCCTGCTGCGTCCCGTAACGCTCTTCCCCTTCCCCGAGGCCGCCCTTCGCGACCTGGCCGGGCAGGGCAAGCGCTTTCTTACCATCGAGCACAACCTCGGCCAGATGGTCGACGACGTGCGTCTGGCCGTGCGCGGCCTGGCCGACTCCGAATTCTTCGGTTTCCTGCCCGGCAACATGCCCACGCCCGAAGACTTCGACGCGCCCGTGCGCGCCGCTGTGAAGGGGGCCTAACATGTCGGAACAGCTTGTTTTCACGCGCCCGGAAGTGCTGGCCGACGTGGCCACCCACTACTGCCCCGGCTGCCAGCACGGCGTCGTCCACCGCATCGTGGCCGAATGCCTGGAAGGATACGGCCTGGTGGAAAAAACCATCGCCGTCAGCTCCATTGGCTGCTCGGTCTTTCTCTACAACTACATCCTCGTCGATACCGTCGAGGCTCCCCACGGCCGCGCCCCGGCCGTGGCCACCGGCGTCAAACGCGCCCGCACCGACGCCTTCGTCTTCACCTACCAGGGCGACGGCGACCTGGCCTCCATCGGCATGGCCGAGATCATGCACGCCGCCAACCGGGGCGAACGCATCTCCGTCATCTTCGTCAACAACACCGTCTACGGCATGACCGGCGGCCAGATGGCCCCCACCACCATGGTGGGCCAGAAAACCACCACCTGCCCGGGAGGCCGGTGCCTGGAACGCGAAGGCGGCCCCATCCACATGTCCGAAATCATCGCAACCTTGGGCGGCGTGGCCTACTGCGCCCGCACCGCCGTCAACACGATCAAAAACATCGCCCAGACCAAGCGCGCCATCCGCCGCGCCTTCGAGACCCAGATCAAGGGCGAAGGCTTCGGCTTCGTCGAGGTCCTGGCCACCTGCCCCACCAACTGGCGCATGTCGTCGGTTGCCGCCAACGAGCGCGTGGGCAAGGAAATGATCCCTGAATTCCCGCTCGGCGTCTTCAAGGACGCGGCCAAGGAGGAATAGCCGTGAGCCTCTACCAAGACGTGATCATCGCCGGCTTCGGCGGCCAGGGCGTCATGCTCATCGGCAACTTGCTCGCCTACGCCGGTATGGAACATGGCTTAAACGTCACCTACATCCCGGTCTACGGACCGGAAATGCGCGGCGGCACGGCCAACTGCACCGTCGTCGTCTCCGACGACGCCATCGGTTCGCCCATCATCAGAAGCCCCAAAAGCCTCATCATCATGAACCGGCCGTCCCTGGACAAGTTCCAGCCCCAGTTGGTGGACGGCGGCGTGCTCGTCGTCAACTCCTCGCTGGTGGACCCCGCCCTGGCCGACGCCTCGCGCGTGCGCCTGGTGCCTGTGGCCTGCAACGAAATCGCCGATGGCCTCGGCAACACCCGCATGGCCAACATGGTGGCCCTTGGGGCGTTTATCGAAGCCACCGGCGTGCTGCCGCTGTCCGTGGTCGAGGAAAGCCTCTCCCACGTCATCGCCAAGCACTACAGCCACCTCATCCCCCAAAACGCCGAAGCCCTGCGCGCTGGCGCGAACGCGGCCAAGGGGTAGAGGGAAGATAAGAAGAAAGAAGAGAAGATGCCTCCGGCGGCCGGGAGGGGCTAAGCCCCTCCCGGACCCTCCCTGAAAGGGGGTTTAAGGGGGCTTTTCGTTGTTGCTTTTGACGTGGCGTTTGGATGGGAACGCCGTTGCCCCGCTGCTGAGGAAGGCTTCGCGGGAAAGGGTTCCCGGGCCAGAGGCCCGAAGCGACGTTTAAGTGGTTCCCTGATTTTCTTTCTGCCGCAGGCAAGGGCACGGATATGCAGCTTTTCGGCATCATCGGCCACCCCCTGGGCCATACGCTAAGCCCCTTGGTGCACAACTGGGGGATTTCACGTTACGGCCTGGACGCCCGCTACGAGGCCTGGCCGACCCCGCCCGAGGCTCTGCCGGCCTTCATGGAGCGCCTGCGCCAAACGCCCATCGCCGGGGCCAGCGTCACCATCCCCCATAAGACGGCGGTCATGGCCTTCGTGGACGAGGTCAGCGAGTTGGGACAGGCGGCGGGCGCGGTCAACACGCTCTATTGGCGCGACGGCCGGCTTATCGGCGACAACACCGACGTCGAGGGATTTTGCCGGCCCCTGGTCATGCGCGGCATCGCGCCCCGGCGGGCCCTGGTGCTCGGGGCCGGCGGCGCGGCCCGGGCGGCCGTGCTGGGGCTCACGCGCCTGGACTCCGGCGTGGTCGGCGTCACGGCCCGACGGTTCGAACAAGCCCAGGCCCTGGCCCGGGAATTCGGCGTCCTGGCCGTGCCCTGGGACGAGCGCGGCGCGTTTGGCGCGGATTTTTTGACCAACGCCACGCCCATGGGCATGGCCGGCCGGTTCGAGGGCGTCTCCCCCTACCCGGCCCAGGCGATTGCGCCCGGCGTGGTGGCCTTCGATCTGGTCTACAACCCGTACGAAACCCGGCTGGCCGCCGACGCGGCAGCGGCCGGCGG
It contains:
- the aroE gene encoding shikimate dehydrogenase, coding for MQLFGIIGHPLGHTLSPLVHNWGISRYGLDARYEAWPTPPEALPAFMERLRQTPIAGASVTIPHKTAVMAFVDEVSELGQAAGAVNTLYWRDGRLIGDNTDVEGFCRPLVMRGIAPRRALVLGAGGAARAAVLGLTRLDSGVVGVTARRFEQAQALAREFGVLAVPWDERGAFGADFLTNATPMGMAGRFEGVSPYPAQAIAPGVVAFDLVYNPYETRLAADAAAAGGTVVPGLEMFLYQAVEQFRLWTGRLLPDDELRALLLKTLYGQAAPRT